One Xyrauchen texanus isolate HMW12.3.18 chromosome 26, RBS_HiC_50CHRs, whole genome shotgun sequence genomic window, attaaactattatttatatcgtcaagccggttctcacctcctccttgcccatcattaataCCTTTACAGGGTTATATAATGCGTTAGGTTGGTGATAAGGAACTCTTCAGATTCTTAATCTCATGTTTGTTAAATACGTGCCCTTCTCATGCACTGAAAGAGTTGACTCTTATATGACCTATGGCAAGTCATATGATTGGCACAGGAATGATTTATAATTGCAATTATGGAGCAATTATTCAtacaatttaacaaatatatatttacaatgcttttagaaaaattgcatttttatggtTACAACATAGGAAGGAATATAAAAAAGGAatgcacaaaacattttcaatgtgacTAGTATAAACATAAAAGTTGACACTTTGTTATCATTTAGAAAATAGAGCAGCTAAATCTAGTATATCTAACCTAtggtttaaaaaatgtgttgcttATAATATCAATTTTGAAAGCTGATCTCCAGTCAGTGTGGGATTCGTCATTGTTCTCATAAGAGTACACGAGCAATgcactaaaatgaaaatgtatccgTATAGTGCATTATTGCAAAGTTGAAACAGCTTGATAAAGAAGGTATTTATCAAAGAAGCATTTTGAGGGTATGTTATGTCTGCACACAAGTTTTTATGCATATGTCCTCCGTCTCAAAGCGGTTGCTATTGCCTTGGCAACCACCATACCAGAACTGTGCACACGCGTTGGCCTCCGGGTCATAATACCACATCACACTATAATCCCTACATGGTCCAGGGTCCAGTCTCTGCCTGCAGCCAACATCTGAAACATAACAACAACACCATATATCTGAGGTGCTTCATATTATAGGACATATACACTTGTGtaactttttcaatgttaaattaaACCTAAATTTTAATATGAAAAGTGTAACCTTTCTGACCAATCAAACACAtcactaacacacatacataacataAATGAATTACATCGCTAACATTAAGAGTTTACAAGGCAGATTATAAGGCTAGATTTTGTGCTTTAGTATTTAAATCATATTCAAATGACACAACtggggtgtgagtgagtgtgcttACCTCTAACAGTTACATCGGGctgtgggggaggtggaggtAGTGTTTTTGGAGGTGGGATGATTTCTGGAGCATAACGCCAGTTTGCGGTTGTTTGGGTTCCCACTACAAAGATTGAAGACTGGGGACTCTTCCTGTCTCCAGATGGGGCAGCTGTTACCATAGGGAGTTCATTGACAGACCCATCAAAAAAGACTTCCCTATTTGGGTCAAAGTTGTCTTTATAGTCATCCAGTTGAGGGGTAGAAGGGGTCTCAAACTCTGTCAGATGTTCAACCTGTGGTAAAGAGAGACTTTCAGAATGTGTcaggcttttatttattttttttgcccaaAAGAACACCAAGCACATTTGTAGATTTGTACTGGTAGATAATTATTTGAGTCATTTGAATACAGCtgcaaaaatctgaatttttaaatgatgctaattaaatgtgtttatctGATTGCtgtaataaaattatgaaaatgaactGTATGTTGTGGTTTAGATTATGCTGAGCAACCGAATAGTTACCTCTGGTAATTCAACACATACTGAAGTACAAGAATTGCAATGCTCTTTCTTTttaattactttattattttgctTAGTCTTACATTTTGTCCCAAGTAACcagatgtgatatgataaaaCGACAAGGTGTCACCTTGCCtttttgatcttgttttattctAGTTTTGGCAGGATTGTGACAGTTTCCTCCACCCATCCCTCAGGCTGTCTCATTTTCTGTTGTTTTCcctctctccctcatgtttctCACAGGTGCAGCTGCAACCAGCATCGCCATGGCAGTGCTGATCCCGGCTGCTTGTGATTATTGGCAGCACCTGTCCTCAATCTGCCCTTCCTCTATATATTCTCTCCTTTGTCTTGTTTCCCCACCAGATAGTTGTGTTTCATTCTGTTCTCCTTTCTAATCTGTTGGATCTGTGAGATCTTGTTCTATTATTGGTttgttatatttttcattttgtccTGCTAATgaggtttgttttttgttttgtttgtttgttaaataaacatttgtacatCTCCAGCACTTGGGTCCTTGCTCCAAATTTGGGGGCATGTTTTCAGTTTCTTGGTTTTTATTTGTGACTACTCTGCATAGCACCGCTTCCATTGACATGTTGTTTCTccacatgtgtgtatatataaacatcaaatatgttctgattggctgttattGTGCCACGGTGTGTGCAGTTATGATTTGAACCCATGAGAAGTATTATAAAGTTCATATTTTCCTACtaaataacattttacacaatGAAGCTGGATTACAAtttggttttttttgttttttctgttcaatttgtcattttaataaacattagACAGAGCATTGTTTTGTGTCTAAAAATACCTCTTTTCCTTCTGTTATGAAATAATTATTGGTGGGActtccagttctgtctggaattGAACCAGGCATCAAAGCTGGAAAGGGATTTCCATCTGGGCTGAATGGCGTTTCATCACGCTCGAAGATCTGACTTAGTAATTTACTCTCCAATGCTGAAAAAACAATAAGAAACAAGTTTGGTACTAGTATGAAATCTTTTTTCAGAGGGGAGTTTAACATCTATGGTGGGCAATAGATTTTCTCATTTTGCTGTCTGACTGAGGGGGCTTGGTTCGATTCACCATCCAACTGAGGTGGTCCGTGTTAGAAGTTTCTGAAGAGCACAAGGAAAGTCTGTCCCCcccaaaataaattgttatttgcTGATTCATTCAGCAATTCTTTTTCTTGCATTCCTCTGCTGTTGCTCTAAATTCTCCTTGTGTTCCACaagaataaaaaacaataataacagcatacaggtttggactgacatacgggtgagtaaataatataatttaaatatttgggtgaaatattattttaaaaggagCATATGATAACAAAGGTTAGCATTTTGTTTTCTCAGTCTGGAATACGTACTAGGAAGTGTCAAGAAGTCATTGATCATGTAGACATAATCGGCATCAGGATCAGAGGCTAAAATGTTCATCTCATTCTTAAACTCTGTGTACTGTGAGTCACTGCTGTTGACGATGCCAATCACAAAGATTTCAATCCCAGCATCATGAGCTTCCTCCGCAGCCTCCTCCAGACTCACTGCATCCCGTTTGTCAGCTTGTCCATCTGTCAAAACTACTGCGACCTTCCTCACACCCGGCCGGGCTGCTTGGAACAGTTGAGTGGCTCGGCGGATAGCGCTACCTGTGAAGGTACCCTCACCCAGGTACGGCATCCTGCGTACAGAAGCTTTGATGTCAGCCTGGTCGGATAGCTGTTGTAGGCTGGCCACCACCACTTCCACGTGACTGTAAAGCATCACTCCTACACGCGTGGCCTCACGACTCACAGACACACGATCTATTAGAGCATTTACAAAATCCTTCACCACCTCAAAGTTCTCGGGACCAACACTTTCTGAGCTGTCAACAATGAAGATCAGCTCCAGAGGACTCGTACGGCATGTAGAACCACATCCTGAGACAAGGCACAAAGAGTACAACACATCTGTCTCCAACTAACACAAATAATACAGCTTATAAAGAATGTTTTGTCTTGAAGTTACAGGGATGGTTACTAACCACACATTTCCTGGATTATTCGGATCACCTCTTCTCTCTGTTGGGTAAAGATAATGTATATAATTCATACAATATTTTTAAGTGTTCTGATGAAAGATTGAAACTGCTGAAGTTTAGACTCACCGATAGACCGCGCTCGCCCTTCTCACCAGGTTTTCCCTACAATATaagttacattttagtttagtaGTAACTGTATAGTTTGTTGAGATCAAATTTCTCAGTATTATCACTCATATCTACATTAGCTGGAAACGTCTGCTTTGGGTATCTAGAAACGGACTAAAAGTGGGCCTCATCATGTCCAAGCAACTGagacaagtggagaaaatattGGACCACAGATCCCAAATTTTCATAGAATAGGTTCTTTGTATTGCAGTAGTTGTCCAATGAGggtatatttacttttttattacgaggattatatatatatatatatacatattattattatattgcccCCTTTGACTGGAGGTTGATGAGATTTCAGATTGCCCTGGTGTTCATGTgttcaatttgttttgttttttaactttgGATTTTGCGTTCACAAGATAAAGGGCAATAGactgcaacagtctggttctggaagtaaaaatgtcattaacATTTTCCATAGGCGaattaattttaaacaataaCTCATAAACCTCTAAAGACAGACCTATAGTGAGCcccgaggttgttaatcgatggtacatGCTTCTGTTGAATACATCAATTTGccttatttcaacttaattgtttacaaacatgtttaatagtggaattcctagtgaagaactacactacccataatcctgaaaagagatccaccaatcagagtatCGCAGTGAACAAAGCCCACCAAACAAGTGCTACAGCGATTGCCCACTCACATGACACACTGCAAATGGTACAACAGAGTCGTCTCTCTTCACTCTCAAACAAcatgtttatttacaaatatcTGAATTTTATTTAGAAGTGAGTAGAGAGATCAAGCGATggggtaagagagagagagatttgatgCCACACACCTCACAGACTTCAGTTGCTTTGTTTGAGTTGATTGTGAGATGACAGTGGAGTGGAGTTCAGAAGCATGTACAGTACCTTGGGTCCTGTTTCTCCAGGTCCTCCATATTCTCCTCTATCTCCTTTTCTTCCACGCTCACCCAATGGACCTCGGTTACCCTGAAACCATCAGATTATGTCCTTGCATTTGAAAAGAACtatattataatacattctgGCAGTTTTTGAATAGCTGGTACCTTCTCTCCTGGTAGGCCTTCACCTGGAAGCCCTCTAGGGCCAGGACCCCCTTGAAACCCAGGCTCTCCCTGTGATGAGAACATGTTTGTTAAGATTTTAAAGCCATGCCAGGTCAAAGATTCAGTTGTATGGTAGTCTTGAATTTTCCTTGCCATCCAAGTCAAGCTGATTGAGCAGATTAAGCCTGCATGATTCTATGCACTGTATGATAttggaatttttttgtttttttaccttgGGACCCTGGATACCTTCTCCTGGAAGGCCTGGAACACCAGGGACACCAGGTTGGCCAACTGCACCCTGTGAAAATCTCAAATGTATTAATCAATATTGAATATATCCTGAGCCAAAAAACAAGTTAATTTAATTAGAGGTGTTTTTGAACCTTTGGTCCCAGCTGTCCAATTCCTGGAGGCCCTGAAGAGCCAGGAACTCCTGGTGAGCCCCTGTCACCCTGTGAACAACAGGGTTTCAGTTTAAAATAAAGACTTTGGTGGATTTCTGAAAGGTGAAAGGGTGAATTCTATaaaacacactgaagaagattttataaaaaatctaATCATAACTATAATCTGTGCGtggatgtttacattttttattttttttgtaattcccaATATTCATATTTCACTAGTTACACATGTTTTTCACTGTATTAttgtacaaattataataataattttatttacgcATACATTTTAAGCATAACAGCAAATgataccatgatgtataaatacttaatttaaataatgcatcacaattttgtttacattacattaatgatAATGTGGGGGGAGGGGTTGCTTCATTGTCATGAACATTtatcacaatacaaaaaaattcgattaaaaaatgtaaacaggtACATTTACtctaagcaaaatataatttcttttttagttttatttccgGGTGTAATATGACCAGGATATTTCTTAACGTGTTTTGTGAGATTCGCCTCAAAGTGATAATTTTGTGTGAATCAGACAAAGAAATAGACTGCTGTGTTGTAATACCTTTGATCCAGGAACTCCTTGTCCTTCAGGTCCAACTTCACCCGGTGACCCAGATAACCCTTGAAGTCCCTAAGAAAATATtacatgttaattattaatatttattttatccacatactatttttaatattttttttttacatcaagatTAAATCAAGACTTTGTATTCATCACACACCTGTGGCCCAGGATAACCCTTGCCCTTCAATCCCTGTGGCCCCATTGGCCCCGGATTTCCTCTGTCACCCTAAAACATGGCAACGCAGGCTTTTTTTTGCTGTAAACACTCCTATTAAACTATATAAACACTCCTATATGCTCATGTTTGTGAGAGTATTACCTTTGGCCCTGCACTCCCGACCCCTGGCTCTCCAACAGGACCCGGGGGACCTGTAGGTCCTGGCTCACCCTAACAACAAACATGCAAACACATAATGATAAAGAGAATGTGTACAGAGCATACAATGCCTTGTTTTACAGTTGCTTTGAAATGCTTCAGGAAAAGAATGGCTGACTGTAAAATTATTGGTAATTGGTCTGAAGTATGAGCACCTTTGAACCAGGTAATCCTCGGCCCGGAGGTCCAGGAAACCCCATCATACCTAAATTTCCTGGCTCTCcctaaacatgaataaaaatatgttattaCTGTACAGTAATTGAATCTATCACAGCAGGTTAAAGGTTACAATGATTATATACAGTGCAGTAACCAGAGAAAAATTATACTGCTCAGAGTTGCTCTTTGAGACGTAATGGAGTTCTGTTATTTTACTATAAACTTTGTTTCAGATGTTTCTCCCAAAATTCCAAGACACCAAAATAGACCCTAAAGAGaccattgttgacatacagtacattgaaAGTATAGAGCTCTAAAATAATGTgtatagcatagctcagataatttggtacTTTAAGTATTTGATAGAAAAtgagtagatactgaaatcatagttccccgtctgtcacacactcgacattgggtcaaatgaagtgacacaaggggactttcttgaaggcctcgtttacctctgaacttgagaaaaggccaatgagaaattggcagacagaatttgcatgtccctccccggacataggggtataaaaggagggaatcatgcatctgtccattcagattttttcttcggagccgagcagtcgtgcgatcagcgagctgagatcacgtctgttccactcacctctgcagagtgtTTGTTGTTGGATCTATTgtacatatcagcggctttctccttctctgcacaacacAGCGTTgctgaaagagtatattttcctcacaaaagagtataatttctttaaaagagcacacacgcaggtgttgaacgtccttttcaggacacatctttttaaagatgccctttcacctctgtgtagttcctggatgcggttgaaatctctccactcctgacggcCATAGActtgtgtctgggccgcgatcacactgaggcggtgattgtggatggttcttgtttccactgcgagaacttaaccatggtaACGTTGGGGTCGCGGCTTTCCCTCCTGAataggaacgccactccagccgccccccgcgtcgctccttcttcctacgggattgaggacgacctggctggcgatggaggtgatttggggatggcagcaggcttggTTTcgtcgggtaaatccccacgaactacCCGCCCCTCGACACACTCATTGACGTCTGTCCTGGCTCGAGaacggctcgcctcacagccagtctgactGGTCCCTCGGACCTGCCGTGTCGGATCATGAAtttgccgctgcattggagagcgccccggcatctgacgcagaagactcgactgggctgccgcctctgGGTCAgactgcccagtctgaggctgacgcccagatggccgacatgcttgcccgggccgccgtgagcatggggatggactggaaccctctgtcctccccaaaGCCCTCACAGCTAGATGATTGGTCCACCACGCCAAGgtacttaaagatctgcacttgggtagtcctgacccgacGTGCTGAATCAAATGCGCTCTGagaccgacctcaccctctgggccacgaaggtcgcagcgcaggcactcgggcaggcgatggccaccctcgtggtccaggaccatcacctatggctgaacctggttgagatgtGGGAGGTGGACAAAGCCTGCTTTCTCAATGTCaccatctcccacatcatgcctcgccaccATTCCAGTGTGAGCTGTGCTCCGTCTGCTAGCCGAGGGTGTCCCCTTGTGGCCTCTAAAcgtcaggcagctccgcctcaacctgtgcccatctctcagccccagcgttgagcacctCGCAGggagcgcacgccccctgtctcttGGACGTCCTCGACGACCCGGAAAGCTCTgaagcattcctgagacggacgacccagggaacgagacgtttgctccggagctggtaagcagaccactccttccccctgTGGTAGACCCGGATGCGGAtccctcgcctccggacccacgactgctgtcccccggccggctggttctgacgagtccagaggacacctacacaggacctcctcatcagtcactaacccgcccacTGCCGGATGTggggagggaggtaagtgctttgagtcctttctcagcaccaaagcctcgggagcGCAACcctacctgctctgccccgctACTGAGCCCGCAACGTATGTCAAAAatgatcatccccttagtgcccctcgtgcGGAGCTTgcggctttcacttcccaatccgtcgcgttggttggccaggaccTACGTGCGGAGATCGtgaccctcttactcaaagactcgatagagcctgtcccctcgcatctttacgaaggtcacagagggcatctgcatactcaactaccatgacatattatatatatataaaaaaatagcctGAATATCTTAAAGATGTTCTTCACATGTGAGCAGAACTGTTGCTTATTTCTGAACACAAATTTTCTGTTAAAAAATCATAATGTCTGACATTCCAAGCCTCTAATCATGATGATAGTTACATTAACTCCCATATATATCCATTGCAAAAAACAGGTTGTCTGTGTTTCAATGGTGTCACTGTCCCACCCACCTTGGCCCCTGGTGGACCCACTGCACCAGAGCTTCCCAGGAGACCACGAGGTCCTCGTTCGCCTCTGTCCCCCTGTGGAGAGATTAACAAACACAACTTAAAGTAAGATTTTCCACTTAAATAAATGTAGTATTTGACAGTATTTGATATATAATTCAGCATTTTGTTTATagaataatcacaattattttattttgtacatcCATATTTAACTTACAACTAAATCCATATAATGTGTGACAGAATGTTAAAATAGAGAGTATTAAACACTATTAAATGGAAAGTCATTGTACCTTCTCACCAGGAATTCCTTTCCCTGGTGCACCCTCTGGACCTCGTAAACCTGACAAACCCATCTCACCCTAAAGTTATTAACAAAATATAGAAATGTCAGCATCAGTAAACACCCATAAACAGAGAAAAGTATTGAATGCTCTGGTGAAATTATGTAACATTATTAATGCTTAGTTTGGATCATTGCTATCAAAGCAGGTAAAAAAGACTGCTATTTACAATGGCaactaaattaatttgaacacttaagtcacacttaaaaatgtacaaatatcatATATCTTTAcacaatatcaaaccaaatggcattCATTTTAAAGAACAATAGCACAAGAATACTTTCAATTAATAATTTCACAAAGAATAAGTTTAATATTtggacattttgtgtgtgttagtggAACATGTACACAGTTTATGTGATGAACTATACCTGCTTACTCTGCTAAAATACCTGTGTAAGCTTGAGGGCAACTGACTTCATATATCTTCTAAAACTGACTTTGGTAGAacttggttaaaagtaattgaagaaatggctcagaaaagtgaagttagctcTGGGGAAAGCTCtagaatcatttgtttgcagatgccagttGGTTTAATTATTATGTTGTCAATTGCAATGACattcagccatttttttttaagtgtgacaAAGACTTTTTGGGGCCATTGTAGATTTAGGATCACGCCTCTTAAAGTGACCAaccatttatgtatatatattagggctgtcaatcgattacaatttttaatcaaattaattacatggtgttccgattaattaatcgcaattaaacgcatatacaaatatttgctgagaaagcccctcatataacaataattcaaaatatattgattatacatatttatatcaatatataatgatacatagttatctttaaatatttaaaattatatatatatatatatatatatatatatatatatatatatatatattcagataattaaaatgcattacattcttgtggcagaagagttaatcattgataagaataCAAAATCGGCTTCAGAATACAATGtaatgtttactaccatattattgatcataagtcaatcattggcgtacagttcacagcaatccatttcacaagtgaatctgtcaatcagttggagatttattatgagggcttgtttaaggaccagtcaatttacacctgcgtcagacatttttttattttaattttattaatgcttacaaaacttttacatctagagccaagaggtatattaaaacaaacaataacaaaaaggaaaataaataaataaacagtttaaataaaaatataaaattgtttacatatttcaatacactttacatctttcttgttactaaaattggaaattgttcttgggTATTGCTGAAcgtctgaattaaaaattaaaacaaatggtttttatgaatactaaactttgccaacaaaagcagaacattaatcaaataatattccttatgaagagacatgtcatagctaaaaaaaactaataaaacattttcaaaacaaagttgaaagctgggaataatatgatctctaacaatcttgcagaaatcaaaccaaaaacaagtcgaggagggacaactccaaaataaatgaaaaacattttccgcctgcagaccacaaaatgtgcagaatatttcgacatcacaattaaatctctctacaagaaaataattagtgaggtagtacttataaataagtttaaaggaaatttctttgattgtATTCGTGATtaatatttatgggtaacttccaaattttgcaccatctcaatccagccacaccctgcgtcagacatgcttatgtagtgtctcgggtgcattgcattataaacataaaatgtttagatcactgtttcaagttaaatatagtttaatactcaatctttaaacacatcttgagatcctttagtttgcatttgcactccttcaagtgttttgaacgaaacaacgtaacgcatgtctgtgtttttctgcctactgaagtgttttcttcactgtataaactgtgcgttgctcatacagctgaaatttcacttactgccctctggagtaaacaggtggtactacaagcttgtatttctcaggaatcttccttattatggtccaggggcattgcaattaattgcatacatttttgctaaatcgacagccctaatatatatatatatatattttgattggcacgttattttatctacatattttaaaggcattgatttattaaaattagccaacatttaaattagaagcccaatatgcatgctttccaattcactatGTTGGCCTTTGCTTATCAGTCTGGtgtaatagcgttgggagaccacaagagggcaatatGACATTTACTGAATCACACACACAGGACGAGCTGAAGCGGCACAGGAGAAGAAGTGTtggtacttcttcaagaatgaacaaaatgacattgatgattttgcaggttagtgaaactggtgtaactgcgcaaactgagATTAGAAATGGCGATGTTTACtaagcaatttctctgtatgtagctttGAATCGGTCTTTCATTCCAGCTGTCAAACCAAACAATTACATACttttaactgaaaatacattgtgtaggctctatgaaagatacatGTGCACACtagatcatccagtgatggctagtgtaaataatatttgttaacacaactttggtaacGTGTGAGCAGCAGAGTAAATTAAAGGTGGATGCACACCAGATGCATTTCTATGATTATCACAAATATGATAATGATTTgtgtcgaatttaatggaaaatgatGCGCTCCGTGCCCCTTCAGAATGTTGATGCTGAGCGTTGGTGGTGTG contains:
- the LOC127619669 gene encoding collagen alpha-1(XXVIII) chain-like → MQCGVILCLVLLMLSYRVRSQKRRKNRQKPDNSGIQNEVKTLFCPVEVALLVDSSEKASMLMFQRQRDFVLRFSTRLMQLQVPGWRMRVRLAVLQYSSTVSVEHNFRDWQDIDVFQSRVDSMAYIGHGTYSAYAISNATQLFTRETAASSLRATLLLTDGVDHPRSPSAVTAAADAKNHNIRVFVIGLSGSTRDEQGNGRLRSIASAPPQQHLFSLTDRQLDDKLFRELSEIANTACPKPNSCQCEKGERGLPGNLGKPGDPGFDGAPGPKGSRGDSGLNGRPGLEGIKGRPGTKGEKGGKGECGAPGLKGDQGPDGPPGQRGQRGDQGPGGSPGDSGPEGPVGPKGERGPSGPTGPAGDPGVGFPGAKGEKGSQGRPGPLGPVGYGEPGLPGPTGPQGVQGNQGFPGEGLPGSKGYRGFEGPKGVYGPPGLGIKGEKGNIGELGLPGLMGFPGVGIQGEKGDQGPIGPSGPRGPSGVGMVGPKGDQGFPGDPGQPGERGIGEPGPKGEPGSDGAPGIPGIPGEEGPVGPKGEMGLSGLRGPEGAPGKGIPGEKGDRGERGPRGLLGSSGAVGPPGAKGEPGNLGMMGFPGPPGRGLPGSKGEPGPTGPPGPVGEPGVGSAGPKGDRGNPGPMGPQGLKGKGYPGPQGLQGLSGSPGEVGPEGQGVPGSKGDRGSPGVPGSSGPPGIGQLGPKGAVGQPGVPGVPGLPGEGIQGPKGEPGFQGGPGPRGLPGEGLPGEKGNRGPLGERGRKGDRGEYGGPGETGPKGKPGEKGERGLSREEVIRIIQEMCGCGSTCRTSPLELIFIVDSSESVGPENFEVVKDFVNALIDRVSVSREATRVGVMLYSHVEVVVASLQQLSDQADIKASVRRMPYLGEGTFTGSAIRRATQLFQAARPGVRKVAVVLTDGQADKRDAVSLEEAAEEAHDAGIEIFVIGIVNSSDSQYTEFKNEMNILASDPDADYVYMINDFLTLPTLESKLLSQIFERDETPFSPDGNPFPALMPGSIPDRTGSPTNNYFITEGKEVEHLTEFETPSTPQLDDYKDNFDPNREVFFDGSVNELPMVTAAPSGDRKSPQSSIFVVGTQTTANWRYAPEIIPPPKTLPPPPPQPDVTVRDVGCRQRLDPGPCRDYSVMWYYDPEANACAQFWYGGCQGNSNRFETEDICIKTCVQT